One region of Burkholderia pyrrocinia genomic DNA includes:
- a CDS encoding DUF3142 domain-containing protein, producing the protein MKRIACVALLLAGRLALAGTVDAAQYDAFWLWAGVKPQAVVSGARAVYVLQGQIEASPRDESQVRVIAQGVALPPAPNARVWLVYRAHTLRWTPRVTQIMLAQLTRWRASGRTIAGIQIDFDARTRHLQDYVEFLRTLRETLPADCRLSITGLLDWSSRIDADQVNQLRGIVDEVIVQTYQGRSTIPDYAAYLPRVARLQLPFRIGVIQGGEWDAPPYLATNPWFRGYVVFLRNS; encoded by the coding sequence GTGAAGCGTATTGCGTGCGTCGCGCTGCTGCTGGCCGGGCGCCTCGCGCTGGCCGGCACCGTCGACGCCGCGCAGTACGACGCGTTCTGGCTGTGGGCCGGCGTGAAGCCGCAGGCGGTCGTAAGCGGCGCGCGCGCCGTCTACGTGCTGCAAGGGCAGATCGAAGCATCGCCGCGGGACGAATCGCAGGTACGCGTCATCGCGCAGGGCGTCGCGCTGCCGCCCGCGCCGAACGCGCGCGTCTGGCTCGTCTATCGTGCGCATACGCTGCGCTGGACGCCGCGCGTCACGCAGATCATGCTGGCGCAGCTCACGCGCTGGCGTGCGTCGGGACGCACGATCGCGGGCATCCAGATCGACTTCGATGCGCGTACGCGCCATCTGCAGGACTACGTCGAATTCCTGCGCACGCTGCGCGAGACCTTGCCCGCCGATTGCCGGTTGAGCATCACCGGGCTGCTCGACTGGAGCAGCCGCATCGATGCCGACCAGGTCAACCAGCTCAGGGGCATTGTCGACGAGGTGATCGTGCAGACCTATCAGGGGCGCAGCACGATCCCCGACTATGCGGCCTACCTGCCGCGCGTCGCGCGGCTGCAACTGCCGTTTCGCATCGGCGTGATCCAGGGCGGCGAGTGGGACGCGCCGCCGTACCTCGCGACGAACCCGTGGTTCCGCGGCTACGTCGTGTTCCTGCGCAACAGCTAG
- a CDS encoding amidohydrolase family protein, with the protein MQVVDPHVHFWDADALSYGWLDRAQPAFSGPVAALPRAYGPADLRADAGGIDILKVVHVEAIHDAWTTPSEVEWLQALADTPASGGMPEGIIAGVDLSRADAPARLEAAAACANVRGIRQVLNRHANPWYNYVDRDYLDDPGWRDHFGWLARLGLSFDLQLYPSQVGAALTLVDAHPDTVFIVNHAGMFVDRDSVHGYRAWRAGLHGLARRENVMLKLSGLAMFDHRWTIESFRPYVLEGIDAFGAARCMFASNFPIDRLHAGYPALWHAYSEIVAGASDVERHALFVGNAERIYRI; encoded by the coding sequence ATGCAGGTCGTCGATCCACATGTGCATTTCTGGGATGCCGATGCGTTGAGCTACGGCTGGCTCGACCGCGCGCAACCGGCGTTTTCCGGGCCGGTGGCGGCGCTGCCGCGCGCATACGGTCCGGCCGACCTGCGCGCGGACGCGGGCGGGATCGATATCCTGAAAGTCGTGCACGTCGAAGCGATCCATGACGCGTGGACAACGCCGAGCGAGGTCGAATGGCTGCAGGCGCTGGCCGACACGCCGGCGAGCGGCGGCATGCCCGAGGGCATTATCGCGGGTGTCGACCTGTCGCGTGCCGACGCGCCTGCGAGGCTCGAGGCGGCCGCCGCCTGCGCGAACGTGCGCGGCATTCGCCAGGTACTGAACCGCCACGCGAACCCCTGGTACAACTACGTCGATCGGGACTATCTCGACGATCCGGGCTGGCGCGACCATTTCGGGTGGCTCGCACGGCTCGGGCTGTCGTTCGACCTGCAGCTCTATCCGTCCCAGGTCGGGGCCGCGCTGACGCTGGTCGACGCGCATCCGGACACGGTCTTCATCGTCAATCACGCGGGCATGTTCGTCGACCGCGACAGCGTGCACGGCTACCGCGCGTGGCGCGCCGGGCTGCACGGGCTCGCCCGGCGCGAGAACGTCATGCTCAAGCTGAGCGGGCTTGCGATGTTCGATCACCGGTGGACGATCGAAAGCTTTCGGCCATATGTGCTCGAGGGAATCGACGCGTTCGGCGCCGCGCGATGCATGTTCGCGTCGAATTTTCCGATCGACCGGCTGCATGCCGGCTATCCGGCGCTCTGGCACGCGTATTCGGAAATCGTCGCAGGGGCGAGCGACGTGGAGAGGCACGCGCTGTTTGTCGGCAATGCAGAGCGGATTTATCGCATCTGA
- a CDS encoding SDR family NAD(P)-dependent oxidoreductase, with the protein MKLLENKVVVVTGGSRGIGRAIALACARHGADVVVNYWANPLLPAQSDHALDALVDEIGATGRRALAVPGDIARPDTADELVARAVDAFGRIDVLASNAGICPFHAFLDLPADLLRRTMEVNLHGAFHVTQAVARRMAAQGDGGAIVATSSISALVGGGMQTHYTPTKAGVHALMQSCAVALGPHRIRCNSVLPGTIRTEINEADLAAPGKAEYFEQRIPLGRLGEPDDVADCVVFLASDLARYVNGAALLVDGGLYVNLQ; encoded by the coding sequence ATGAAACTGCTCGAGAACAAGGTCGTCGTCGTCACCGGTGGCTCGCGCGGCATCGGCCGGGCGATCGCGCTCGCGTGCGCGCGGCATGGCGCCGACGTCGTCGTCAATTACTGGGCCAACCCGTTGCTGCCGGCGCAGTCGGATCACGCGCTCGACGCGCTGGTCGACGAGATCGGCGCGACCGGCCGGCGTGCGCTCGCGGTGCCGGGCGACATCGCGCGGCCGGACACCGCGGACGAACTGGTCGCGCGGGCCGTCGACGCGTTCGGCCGGATCGACGTGCTGGCGAGCAATGCGGGGATCTGTCCGTTCCACGCGTTCCTCGATCTGCCCGCCGACCTGCTGCGACGCACGATGGAGGTCAACCTGCACGGCGCGTTCCACGTGACCCAGGCGGTCGCGCGCCGAATGGCCGCGCAGGGCGACGGCGGCGCGATCGTCGCGACGAGTTCGATCAGCGCGCTCGTCGGCGGCGGCATGCAGACGCACTACACGCCGACGAAGGCCGGCGTGCACGCGCTGATGCAGTCGTGTGCGGTCGCGCTCGGCCCGCACCGGATCCGCTGCAATTCCGTGCTGCCGGGCACGATCCGCACCGAGATCAACGAAGCGGATCTCGCGGCGCCCGGCAAGGCCGAGTACTTCGAGCAGCGCATTCCGCTCGGCCGCCTCGGCGAGCCCGACGACGTCGCGGACTGCGTGGTGTTCCTCGCGTCGGACCTGGCGCGCTACGTCAACGGCGCGGCACTTCTCGTCGACGGCGGCCTTTACGTGAACCTGCAATGA
- the rhmD gene encoding L-rhamnonate dehydratase, which yields MSMPTIRHIRALTVRGGGADYHDQGADHWIDDHIATPMARYPEYRQSRQSFGINVLGTLVIEIEASDGTVGFAVTTGGEIGAFVVERHLARFIEGQRVTDIEKMWDQMFYATLYYGRKGVVLNAISGVDLALWDLLGKVRGEPVHQLLGGKVRDELQFYATGARPDLAKEMGFIGGKLPLHHGPAEGDEGLRRNLDALATMRDRVGADFWLMLDCWMSLDVRYATRLAHEARAYGLKWIEECLPPDDYWGYAQLRRAAPPDLLVTTGEHEATRWGFRMLLEMGCCDIIQPDVGWCGGLTELVRISALADAHGVLVVPHGSSVYSYHFVTTRHNSPFAEFLMMAPQADRVVPMFDPLLLDEPVPTGGRMKVPDTPGFGVRLNPAVRTERPYTH from the coding sequence ATGAGCATGCCCACGATACGACACATCCGCGCGCTGACGGTGCGCGGCGGCGGCGCCGACTACCACGACCAGGGCGCTGACCACTGGATCGACGATCACATCGCGACGCCGATGGCGCGTTACCCGGAATACCGGCAGAGCCGGCAGTCGTTCGGCATCAACGTGCTCGGCACCCTCGTGATCGAGATCGAGGCGAGCGACGGCACGGTCGGGTTCGCGGTGACGACGGGCGGCGAGATCGGCGCGTTCGTCGTCGAGCGCCATCTGGCGCGCTTCATCGAAGGGCAGCGCGTGACCGACATCGAGAAGATGTGGGATCAGATGTTCTACGCGACGCTCTATTATGGGCGCAAGGGCGTGGTGCTGAACGCGATCTCCGGCGTCGATCTCGCGTTGTGGGACCTGCTCGGCAAGGTGCGCGGCGAGCCGGTGCACCAGTTGCTCGGCGGCAAGGTGCGCGACGAACTGCAGTTCTATGCGACGGGGGCGCGGCCGGATCTCGCGAAGGAGATGGGGTTCATCGGCGGCAAGCTGCCGCTGCATCATGGCCCGGCGGAGGGCGACGAGGGCCTGCGCCGCAACCTCGACGCGCTGGCGACGATGCGCGATCGCGTCGGCGCGGATTTCTGGCTGATGCTCGACTGCTGGATGAGCCTCGACGTGCGCTATGCAACCCGGCTCGCGCACGAGGCGCGCGCTTACGGGCTCAAGTGGATCGAGGAGTGCCTGCCGCCCGACGACTACTGGGGCTACGCGCAGTTGCGCCGCGCGGCGCCGCCCGATCTGCTCGTGACGACGGGCGAGCACGAGGCGACCCGCTGGGGCTTCCGGATGCTGCTCGAGATGGGCTGCTGCGACATCATCCAGCCTGATGTCGGCTGGTGCGGCGGCCTGACCGAACTCGTCCGCATTTCAGCGCTCGCCGACGCGCACGGCGTGCTGGTGGTGCCGCACGGCTCGTCGGTCTACAGCTATCACTTCGTGACGACGCGGCACAACAGCCCGTTCGCGGAATTCCTGATGATGGCGCCGCAGGCGGATCGCGTCGTGCCGATGTTCGATCCGCTGCTGCTCGACGAACCGGTACCGACGGGCGGGCGGATGAAGGTGCCGGATACGCCCGGTTTCGGCGTGCGGCTCAATCCGGCCGTGCGCACCGAACGGCCCTACACGCACTGA
- the rhaM gene encoding L-rhamnose mutarotase: METIAFRMRLHPGQKDEYRRRHDAIWPELADALRAAGVADYWIFLDDETDCLFAVLKRPAGHRMAELAQADVMRRWWAYMADLMATDGDGRPLEKHLEPMFHLA; the protein is encoded by the coding sequence ATGGAGACGATCGCGTTCCGGATGCGGCTGCATCCCGGGCAGAAGGACGAGTACCGGCGGCGCCACGATGCGATCTGGCCGGAGCTGGCCGACGCGCTGCGCGCGGCTGGCGTGGCCGATTACTGGATCTTTCTCGACGACGAAACGGATTGCCTGTTCGCCGTCCTGAAACGGCCGGCCGGGCACCGGATGGCCGAACTCGCGCAGGCCGACGTGATGCGCCGGTGGTGGGCGTACATGGCCGACCTGATGGCGACGGACGGGGACGGGCGGCCGCTCGAAAAACATCTGGAACCGATGTTCCATCTGGCGTGA